One Mesorhizobium sp. L-2-11 genomic region harbors:
- a CDS encoding alpha/beta fold hydrolase: MHKIIRALALVYACCVSDSGTAQAADHQAKPTIVLVHGAFAESSSWNGVIAELNRNGFRTIAAANPLRGVASDAATVSAVIGSISGPVVLVGHSYGGPVITEAANGKDNVKAIVYVAGFAPDKGESSLTLSGKFPGSTLGEALLPVARPDGGQDLYIQPEKFHEQFAADVPAAQASLMAATQRPVADAALAEPSGTAAWKTIPSYSIYGSADRNIPPAVMKFMAERADSVKTIVVEGASHALMVSHPAEVTSLIEEAASAE; the protein is encoded by the coding sequence GTGCACAAGATCATCAGAGCTCTGGCCCTTGTTTACGCATGTTGCGTGTCGGACAGCGGGACGGCGCAGGCCGCGGACCATCAGGCAAAACCGACGATCGTGCTGGTGCACGGGGCCTTTGCTGAATCGTCAAGCTGGAACGGCGTCATCGCCGAGCTCAACAGGAACGGTTTCCGGACCATCGCCGCGGCCAACCCACTTCGCGGCGTTGCAAGCGATGCGGCCACCGTATCGGCCGTCATCGGATCCATAAGCGGACCGGTCGTTCTCGTAGGCCATTCTTATGGCGGTCCTGTCATCACCGAGGCGGCCAACGGGAAGGACAATGTGAAAGCGATAGTCTATGTGGCGGGATTCGCCCCCGACAAAGGCGAGTCCAGTCTCACGCTTTCGGGAAAGTTCCCAGGCAGCACGCTTGGCGAGGCGCTCCTGCCGGTGGCGCGGCCGGATGGAGGACAGGACCTCTACATCCAGCCGGAAAAGTTTCACGAGCAGTTCGCGGCCGACGTACCGGCAGCGCAGGCCAGCCTGATGGCTGCAACACAACGTCCGGTGGCCGACGCCGCCTTGGCAGAGCCCTCAGGCACCGCTGCCTGGAAGACAATTCCGTCCTATTCAATCTACGGCTCGGCTGATCGAAACATCCCGCCGGCGGTCATGAAGTTCATGGCCGAGCGCGCGGATTCGGTGAAGACCATCGTCGTCGAGGGCGCATCGCACGCCTTAATGGTTTCGCACCCGGCGGAGGTAACCTCGCTAATCGAGGAAGCCGCATCGGCAGAGTGA
- a CDS encoding mechanosensitive ion channel family protein produces the protein MDSDPVTSWWNAPHLYMVLVGLAGIVVWHVIPRRLSTTRLIVQIAFFLTMSVLLLDGAVLPYEPTRGTETTASAILVGSAKLLWWVHLAWALIGFVRIYLVFERKPREARLLQDLVVGAVYVGMLLSILAFVFGAPVGTLIATSGVFAIVLGLALQNTLSDVFSGIALNLGRPYVLGDWIVLSDGTEGRVVETNWRSTHLLTLAHNVVALPNSFLAKLGLTNVSSPEESHGLSVTIRLAPTKMPAIVADVMNAALQSSNTILRDPPPVVAIKALDATAIEVNLFFRVANVGQRIPAKNEIFDLAYRHSKSAGLRLATPPSSAILMNDLPSEETANLPEVTPIKLINAIPIFSALTDDEKEALAATVTVRTYRKGDIIARQGEMLPSLMIVRAGIIVREHDDDAHPQEVGRLAPGDFFGETGLLAGIGETSTLRAMNHVVVYEIDQQSFAPLLLDRPEMAEDPAAVLSARMSSFGASDIAGQRHTSSKLALLKAMDSVFHAVPFRRVLSANGQDAQERKRP, from the coding sequence ATGGATTCGGATCCGGTCACGAGCTGGTGGAATGCTCCCCATCTCTACATGGTGCTGGTCGGTCTCGCCGGCATAGTCGTTTGGCACGTCATTCCGCGGCGGCTCTCCACCACCAGGCTGATTGTCCAGATCGCCTTCTTCCTTACCATGTCGGTCCTGCTGCTTGACGGAGCCGTGCTCCCCTACGAACCGACACGGGGCACCGAGACAACCGCTAGCGCAATCCTCGTCGGTTCGGCCAAGTTGCTGTGGTGGGTTCACCTCGCCTGGGCGCTGATCGGGTTTGTCCGCATCTATCTCGTGTTCGAGCGAAAGCCGCGCGAGGCGCGCCTTCTGCAGGACCTCGTCGTCGGCGCCGTCTATGTTGGGATGCTGCTGTCGATCCTGGCTTTCGTCTTCGGTGCGCCGGTCGGAACGCTGATCGCCACTTCGGGCGTCTTTGCCATCGTACTCGGACTGGCGCTCCAGAATACGCTGAGCGACGTCTTTTCGGGCATCGCGCTCAACCTTGGCCGACCTTATGTGCTTGGGGACTGGATCGTCCTGAGCGACGGCACCGAAGGGCGCGTCGTGGAGACCAACTGGCGATCGACCCACCTGCTCACCTTGGCGCACAACGTGGTGGCGCTGCCGAACAGCTTCCTCGCGAAGCTAGGGCTGACCAATGTCAGCAGCCCTGAGGAGAGCCATGGGCTGTCCGTCACGATAAGATTGGCGCCGACCAAGATGCCGGCGATCGTCGCGGACGTCATGAACGCGGCCTTACAAAGCAGCAACACAATACTGAGGGATCCCCCACCAGTTGTCGCCATCAAAGCTCTGGATGCGACGGCGATCGAGGTCAATTTGTTTTTTCGCGTCGCAAATGTTGGCCAGCGAATTCCAGCGAAGAACGAAATCTTCGATCTTGCCTACCGTCATTCCAAGTCCGCGGGTTTGCGGCTGGCGACGCCACCCTCCTCTGCGATTCTCATGAATGACTTGCCAAGCGAAGAGACAGCAAATCTCCCGGAAGTCACGCCGATCAAGCTTATAAACGCCATACCGATATTCTCGGCGTTGACGGACGACGAAAAGGAAGCCCTCGCGGCAACGGTTACGGTGCGCACCTATCGCAAGGGCGATATCATAGCACGACAGGGAGAGATGCTGCCGTCCCTCATGATTGTTCGGGCAGGCATCATTGTCCGAGAACACGACGATGACGCTCACCCGCAAGAAGTCGGTCGCCTCGCTCCAGGCGACTTCTTTGGAGAGACAGGTCTGTTAGCAGGCATCGGCGAGACCTCGACATTGCGCGCAATGAACCATGTTGTGGTTTACGAGATTGACCAGCAAAGCTTCGCGCCCCTGCTGCTCGACCGGCCCGAAATGGCCGAAGATCCCGCAGCGGTCCTTTCCGCCAGAATGTCTTCTTTCGGCGCGAGCGACATCGCCGGACAACGGCACACGAGCTCGAAACTTGCACTGCTCAAAGCCATGGATTCGGTGTTTCACGCCGTTCCGTTCCGGCGCGTTTTGAGCGCCAACGGACAGGATGCCCAAGAGAGAAAAAGGCCATGA
- a CDS encoding cytochrome b → MSGGHSTYIPKTRIGRWFDARLPVSRLVHDQFIVYPVPRNLNYAYSFGGILSMMLAAQIVTGVVLAMHYAADTTLAFNSVDKIMRDVNSGWLLRYLHSNGASFFFIAVYVHVARGLFYGSYKAPRELLWVLGCTNLLLMMATAFMGYVLPWGQMSFWGATVITGFFSAIPLVGDWVQQLLLGGFAVDNPTLNRFFALHYLLPFMLTGVVILHIWALHVAGQTNPAGIDVKSKTDVVDFTPHATIKDIFGAVVFLLAFAYFVFYVPNYLGHPDNYTAADPLKTPAHIVPEWYFLPFYAILRAVTFNIGPVDSKLGGVLAMFGAIAVLFFVPWLDMSKVRSAVYRPWYRRFFWLFVINALFLGWLGSKPAEGWYIPAMQLSTLYYFAFFLVVMPLLGVIETPRRLPNSISEAILEKSQE, encoded by the coding sequence ATGAGCGGTGGGCATTCCACCTATATTCCCAAGACCAGGATCGGACGCTGGTTCGACGCCCGCCTGCCGGTGTCGCGCCTGGTGCATGATCAGTTCATCGTCTACCCGGTTCCGCGCAACCTGAACTACGCCTATTCGTTCGGCGGCATCCTGTCGATGATGCTGGCCGCGCAGATCGTTACCGGCGTCGTGCTGGCCATGCATTACGCGGCCGACACGACACTCGCCTTCAATTCCGTAGACAAAATCATGCGCGACGTGAATTCCGGCTGGCTGTTGCGCTACCTGCACTCCAATGGCGCGTCGTTCTTCTTCATCGCGGTCTACGTCCATGTCGCCCGTGGCCTCTTTTACGGCTCCTACAAGGCGCCGCGCGAACTGCTGTGGGTCCTCGGGTGCACCAACCTTCTGTTGATGATGGCTACGGCGTTCATGGGTTACGTGCTGCCCTGGGGACAAATGTCGTTCTGGGGCGCCACCGTCATCACCGGCTTCTTCAGCGCCATTCCGCTGGTGGGCGACTGGGTGCAGCAACTGCTGCTCGGCGGCTTCGCGGTCGACAATCCTACCCTCAACCGCTTCTTTGCGCTGCATTACCTGCTGCCGTTCATGCTGACGGGCGTCGTCATCCTGCACATCTGGGCGCTTCACGTCGCCGGCCAGACCAATCCGGCAGGCATTGATGTGAAATCGAAAACCGACGTCGTGGATTTCACGCCGCACGCCACCATCAAGGACATATTCGGGGCCGTGGTGTTCCTGCTCGCCTTCGCGTACTTCGTCTTCTACGTGCCGAATTATCTCGGGCATCCAGACAACTACACCGCCGCCGACCCGCTGAAGACGCCGGCGCATATCGTGCCCGAATGGTACTTCCTGCCGTTCTACGCGATCCTGCGCGCGGTCACCTTCAACATCGGGCCGGTCGACTCGAAGCTCGGCGGTGTGCTCGCCATGTTCGGCGCCATCGCCGTGCTGTTCTTCGTGCCGTGGCTCGATATGTCGAAGGTGCGCTCGGCTGTCTACCGGCCCTGGTACAGGCGGTTCTTCTGGCTGTTTGTCATCAACGCCCTCTTCCTTGGCTGGCTGGGGTCCAAGCCGGCGGAAGGCTGGTACATTCCCGCCATGCAACTATCGACCCTCTACTACTTCGCGTTCTTTCTCGTCGTCATGCCGCTGCTGGGCGTGATCGAGACGCCACGCCGGCTGCCGAACTCGATATCCGAGGCGATCCTGGAGAAAAGCCAGGAATAA
- a CDS encoding MBL fold metallo-hydrolase, protein MTLDNISHPSIQHCADSLNAKHSNGRPEPELVPSRYALRVGDIEVLVISDGVLPIPAPVMAYNVDPAVRAAWLDDMFLPPDVLEWPLNVVVVRSGGRTILVDAGLGMDPDLHLPRAGRLVSRLEAAGIDLASVTDVVLTHMHMDHIGGLLIDGVKDQLRPDLRIHVAAAEIKFWESPDFSRASMPTGFPDALRRAAKRFVNEYRSQLRPFETEHEVAPGVVVTLTGGHTPGHSVVRLASGGDRLTFAGDAVFQVGFDQPDWHNGFEHDPEEAARVRINLLRELAATREPLVATHLPFPSICHVAVDGDVFRCVPAVWDY, encoded by the coding sequence ATGACCCTGGACAACATTTCACACCCCTCGATCCAGCATTGCGCCGACAGCCTGAACGCCAAGCACAGCAACGGTAGACCGGAGCCCGAATTGGTTCCGTCGCGCTACGCGCTACGGGTCGGCGACATCGAAGTGCTGGTGATCAGCGATGGAGTGCTGCCGATACCAGCCCCGGTTATGGCATACAACGTCGACCCGGCCGTCCGGGCGGCCTGGCTGGACGACATGTTCCTGCCGCCGGACGTACTCGAGTGGCCGCTGAACGTGGTCGTCGTACGCAGCGGCGGCCGGACCATACTCGTGGACGCCGGGCTGGGGATGGATCCGGACTTGCACTTGCCGAGGGCTGGGCGGCTGGTCTCGCGACTGGAGGCAGCCGGCATCGATCTTGCTTCCGTCACCGACGTGGTGCTGACCCATATGCATATGGACCATATCGGCGGGCTGCTCATCGACGGGGTGAAGGACCAGCTGCGTCCGGATCTGCGGATTCACGTGGCGGCCGCCGAGATCAAGTTCTGGGAGTCGCCCGATTTCTCCCGCGCCTCCATGCCAACGGGGTTCCCGGATGCGCTTCGGCGGGCGGCCAAGCGGTTCGTGAACGAGTACCGCAGCCAGTTGCGGCCGTTTGAGACGGAGCACGAGGTGGCGCCGGGGGTGGTTGTCACTCTCACTGGCGGCCACACCCCCGGGCACAGCGTGGTCCGCCTGGCGTCCGGCGGCGATAGGCTGACCTTCGCCGGCGACGCCGTGTTCCAGGTCGGGTTCGACCAACCCGATTGGCACAACGGCTTCGAACACGACCCTGAGGAGGCGGCCCGCGTCCGCATCAATCTTTTGCGGGAGCTGGCCGCGACCCGTGAGCCGCTGGTGGCCACTCACCTGCCATTCCCGTCTATCTGCCATGTGGCGGTGGACGGCGATGTATTTCGTTGCGTACCGGCTGTCTGGGACTACTGA
- a CDS encoding CocE/NonD family hydrolase: MTNRNFRVIENEWIVLKDDTRLAARIWMPEAVPGGVPAVLEFLPYRKRNGTAPRDESTYPVFAAAGIAGVRVDIRGCGESDGVIDGEYTVRELADAIEVIEWIAAQDWSNGNVGMMGISWGGFNALQVAALKPPALKAVISLSSTVDRYNDDIHYKNGAHLSAQLSWAATMNAYQSRSPDPDLVGERWRDMWLERLEGEPFFMEEWLSHQRRDDFWRHGSVCEDFAGFSVPALVIAGWADGYRNTPLKAVAGMPEMAWGLIGPWVHKYPHFAYPKPCVDFHAEAISWWRHWLCAEDNKVENTPRLRAYILDGPRPGRRRETDPGYWVAMDRWDVPDALVLSLDASGRLARCNSSHAEGNTLLHSPQDTGTAAGEFFTLKPDSEMAGDQRIDDAGSLIFDSVVLAEEYIVFGQPLAKLSLSSDANFANLAVRLVDVHPDGAATRVSYGVLNLAHRNGNAEPQPLKPGETVEIELVLDACGYRFAPGHRLRLSLSSAYWPTILPPPCDATLMIDLATLRLELPLLGEHRRVEIPQPSNPDPLPRYEVLTDGSSGRSVERDLQNGVTRYRVHEDTGLSRHPGNGLCTRDIRQEVWSIAPDDPLSLTAEVRWTCRAEREGWRTQSHSITHLSCTATEWVSQRIEALDDGRKVFERERNSRISRDHM; this comes from the coding sequence ATGACGAACAGGAATTTCCGTGTCATTGAAAATGAGTGGATCGTCCTGAAAGACGACACCCGGCTCGCCGCACGCATCTGGATGCCCGAAGCGGTTCCTGGCGGGGTGCCGGCGGTGCTCGAATTCCTGCCTTATCGCAAACGCAACGGCACCGCCCCGCGGGATGAGTCCACCTATCCTGTATTCGCGGCCGCCGGCATCGCGGGCGTGCGCGTCGATATTCGCGGCTGCGGCGAGTCCGATGGCGTGATCGACGGCGAATATACCGTGCGCGAGCTTGCCGATGCGATCGAGGTTATCGAATGGATCGCAGCGCAGGACTGGTCGAACGGCAATGTCGGCATGATGGGAATTTCCTGGGGCGGGTTCAACGCACTCCAGGTGGCGGCTTTGAAGCCACCTGCTCTCAAGGCCGTGATTTCGCTGTCGTCCACCGTCGATCGCTACAATGACGACATCCATTACAAGAATGGTGCCCATCTGTCGGCGCAACTGTCATGGGCGGCGACGATGAATGCCTACCAGTCGCGATCCCCCGACCCCGATCTTGTCGGAGAACGCTGGCGCGACATGTGGCTCGAGCGCCTGGAAGGCGAGCCGTTCTTCATGGAGGAGTGGCTGTCCCACCAACGCCGCGACGACTTCTGGCGTCACGGTTCGGTCTGCGAGGATTTTGCCGGGTTTTCTGTTCCAGCACTGGTGATTGCCGGATGGGCCGACGGCTACCGCAACACGCCCTTGAAGGCGGTTGCCGGGATGCCGGAAATGGCCTGGGGCCTGATCGGTCCATGGGTTCACAAGTATCCGCATTTCGCCTATCCGAAGCCCTGCGTCGATTTTCATGCCGAGGCAATTTCATGGTGGCGGCATTGGCTGTGCGCAGAAGACAACAAGGTGGAGAATACGCCGAGGCTGCGTGCTTATATCCTGGACGGGCCGCGACCCGGCCGCCGGCGCGAGACCGACCCGGGCTATTGGGTTGCCATGGACAGATGGGACGTTCCCGACGCACTCGTCCTTAGCCTGGACGCGTCGGGCAGGCTCGCTCGGTGCAATTCATCGCATGCTGAAGGAAATACCCTCCTGCACTCTCCTCAGGATACGGGCACCGCTGCGGGAGAGTTCTTCACGCTGAAGCCGGATTCGGAAATGGCCGGCGACCAGCGTATCGACGATGCTGGATCACTCATTTTCGACAGCGTCGTTCTTGCCGAAGAATACATCGTGTTTGGCCAGCCGCTCGCAAAACTGTCGCTTTCCAGTGATGCCAACTTCGCCAACCTTGCCGTCAGGCTCGTCGACGTCCATCCCGACGGTGCGGCGACGCGCGTCAGCTACGGTGTGCTCAACCTTGCGCATCGCAACGGCAATGCCGAGCCACAGCCTCTGAAGCCGGGCGAGACGGTCGAAATCGAGTTGGTGCTCGATGCGTGCGGCTACCGTTTTGCGCCCGGCCACCGTCTGCGTCTGTCCTTGTCGAGCGCCTATTGGCCGACGATCCTGCCGCCGCCCTGCGACGCAACGCTGATGATCGATCTTGCCACGCTGCGATTGGAACTGCCGCTGCTTGGCGAGCATCGCAGGGTCGAAATCCCGCAGCCATCCAATCCCGATCCTCTGCCCCGTTACGAGGTCCTGACGGACGGATCGTCGGGCCGCTCTGTTGAACGCGATCTGCAAAATGGCGTGACGCGCTACCGGGTGCACGAGGATACAGGTCTTAGCCGCCATCCGGGCAACGGCTTGTGCACGCGCGACATCCGGCAGGAGGTATGGTCGATAGCGCCCGATGACCCGCTGTCGCTGACGGCAGAGGTCCGCTGGACGTGCCGTGCCGAGCGGGAAGGCTGGCGAACGCAGAGCCATTCCATCACGCATCTCTCCTGCACGGCGACCGAATGGGTGTCGCAACGGATCGAAGCACTGGATGACGGCCGCAAGGTGTTTGAGCGCGAGCGCAATTCCCGCATCTCGCGTGACCACATGTAA
- a CDS encoding pirin family protein: MTIRHAGVSDIDTVVLPVSSEPGRGFKVRRVPPSKHGQMIGPFVLFDQMGPAVFNTGQGFDVRPHPHIGLAAVTYLIDGEIVHRDSLGKVQALRPGEVSWMTAGSGIVHSERTSLEARTSGSNFFGIQAWVALPCRHEEVAADFAHYAELAIPRTCARGVEFTLIAGTSDGLVSPVKTFSDLVFAEIVLTSGARYQVRPEHHERAIYVVAGEVEIVGRPGSFREAELILLEPDAEIVLKAPAFHSARLMLMGGEPFSEPRHVYWNFVSSSTERIEQAKTDWRERRFPEVPGEEEFTPLPED, encoded by the coding sequence ATGACCATCCGACATGCCGGCGTCTCAGACATCGATACCGTCGTTTTGCCAGTGTCCAGTGAACCTGGGCGCGGTTTCAAGGTACGGCGCGTACCGCCCTCCAAGCACGGGCAAATGATCGGCCCCTTTGTTCTCTTCGACCAAATGGGCCCCGCGGTGTTCAATACCGGCCAGGGTTTTGATGTGAGACCGCATCCCCATATCGGCCTCGCTGCCGTGACCTACCTGATCGATGGGGAGATCGTTCACCGGGACAGTCTCGGTAAGGTGCAGGCTCTCCGCCCCGGTGAAGTCAGCTGGATGACGGCCGGTTCAGGGATCGTCCATTCGGAGCGGACGTCGCTGGAGGCTCGAACGTCCGGGAGCAATTTTTTCGGCATCCAGGCCTGGGTCGCTCTTCCTTGCAGGCATGAGGAAGTCGCCGCCGATTTTGCCCATTATGCTGAACTGGCGATACCGAGGACGTGTGCCAGGGGAGTGGAGTTCACCTTGATCGCAGGAACCTCGGACGGTCTGGTCTCGCCTGTCAAAACCTTCTCCGACTTGGTGTTCGCCGAAATCGTGCTGACCAGCGGTGCACGATACCAGGTCAGGCCCGAACATCATGAGCGTGCTATCTATGTCGTCGCCGGCGAGGTCGAGATCGTCGGCCGGCCGGGCTCGTTTCGTGAGGCTGAACTGATACTGCTGGAACCCGACGCCGAGATCGTGCTCAAGGCGCCGGCTTTTCATTCAGCACGACTGATGCTGATGGGAGGCGAGCCCTTTTCCGAACCGCGGCACGTCTATTGGAACTTCGTATCCTCCTCAACCGAGCGCATCGAGCAGGCCAAGACCGATTGGCGTGAACGCCGTTTCCCGGAAGTGCCGGGGGAGGAGGAATTCACTCCTCTGCCGGAGGATTGA
- a CDS encoding (2Fe-2S)-binding protein — MIVCSCNVLSDQDVRSAVKAERTCSIRQVYGCLGCSAQCGRCARTIRRIIDEALASARAASCNDRAQS; from the coding sequence ATGATCGTGTGCTCGTGCAATGTGTTGAGCGATCAGGATGTCCGCTCCGCCGTCAAGGCGGAGCGGACGTGCTCGATCCGCCAAGTCTATGGCTGTCTCGGCTGCAGCGCCCAGTGCGGCCGTTGCGCGCGTACTATCCGCCGCATCATTGACGAGGCGCTCGCCAGCGCCCGTGCGGCATCCTGCAACGACCGCGCGCAGTCCTGA
- a CDS encoding sensor histidine kinase — MSGAETRSGTAGNHVLDRTDDVSLFAPPVEQPTAGIVHDLGNLIQVASSALNRVARHPSVSTAPALEPVIVSARTALQQAGALVRETVCRAAASHRAPEHASVGACLAEVENHVRSAWETNVRLEVHAGRDLPAAKCDPLGLQNAVFNLVFNARDAMPDGGLISINAAAVVESHGIVVELRVEDSGIGMTRETVLRAFDPFFTTKGTGLSGVGLPMVKHFAESHGGRVHIESAFGSGTTVILQLPAMEARQD; from the coding sequence ATGTCAGGCGCGGAAACAAGATCAGGCACGGCCGGCAACCATGTCCTTGACCGGACCGATGATGTTTCCCTGTTTGCCCCGCCGGTAGAGCAGCCGACGGCGGGCATTGTTCATGATCTGGGCAATCTTATTCAGGTCGCTTCATCCGCGCTGAACCGGGTCGCGCGCCATCCGAGCGTCTCAACGGCTCCAGCGCTCGAACCCGTAATCGTCAGCGCCAGGACCGCCCTGCAGCAAGCAGGCGCGCTGGTGCGGGAAACGGTCTGCCGCGCCGCGGCGAGTCATCGAGCGCCTGAACATGCAAGCGTTGGCGCCTGCTTGGCCGAGGTCGAAAACCACGTCCGAAGTGCATGGGAGACCAATGTTCGCCTCGAAGTTCACGCTGGGCGCGATCTACCCGCTGCGAAATGCGATCCCCTGGGTTTGCAGAACGCGGTCTTTAATCTCGTATTCAACGCACGCGACGCAATGCCGGATGGCGGGTTGATTTCGATAAACGCCGCCGCGGTCGTTGAGAGTCATGGCATTGTGGTCGAACTCCGGGTCGAGGACAGCGGCATCGGAATGACTCGCGAGACCGTACTCCGGGCCTTTGATCCTTTTTTCACGACCAAGGGCACGGGTCTGAGCGGCGTCGGACTGCCGATGGTGAAGCATTTTGCCGAGAGCCACGGAGGGCGAGTCCACATCGAAAGCGCCTTCGGGTCGGGCACGACAGTGATATTGCAACTGCCCGCCATGGAGGCCCGGCAGGATTGA
- a CDS encoding IS30 family transposase: MGIQKRRSHRSGRAPLPSPGRPPVAERSELQRFWLGIAQGMTSEDAALAAGMSQPVGTRLFRQAGGMAPAMFRSSSKPPSGRYLSFVEREEIALLRVQGLSRREIGRQLGRSASTISRELRRNAATRSGGLEYRASTAQWHAERSARRPKPTKLALNTTLRTYVEQRLAGVVMTPSGAPVPGPAVSWKGRRHGPRKNRRWATAWSPEQIARRLPIDFPDDETMRISHEAIYQALFVQGRGALRRELSACLRTGRVLRVPRARVRGRGKSFVSPEIMISQRPAEAVDRAVPGHWEGDLILGLGSSAIGTLVERTTRFTMLLHLPRLAGHGEAPRMKNGPALAGHGAEAVRDAITRTIITLPEELRRSLTWDQGAEMAQHDRLKIDAGVQVYFCDPQSPWQRGTNENTNGLLRQYFPKGTDLSVHSADEIAAVAVALNARPRKTLGWKTPAEALDELLSRVNTIGVATTA; the protein is encoded by the coding sequence ATGGGCATCCAAAAGCGACGATCACACCGTTCTGGACGAGCGCCGTTGCCGTCACCGGGACGTCCGCCAGTGGCGGAGAGATCTGAACTCCAGCGATTCTGGTTGGGGATCGCGCAAGGAATGACAAGCGAAGATGCTGCGCTGGCTGCTGGTATGTCGCAGCCTGTTGGAACCAGATTGTTCCGACAGGCGGGTGGCATGGCACCAGCGATGTTCAGATCTTCGAGCAAGCCGCCGTCCGGGCGGTACCTCTCGTTTGTGGAACGTGAGGAGATCGCACTACTTCGCGTTCAAGGCCTTTCGAGACGCGAGATCGGTCGCCAACTTGGCCGATCCGCCTCAACCATCTCCCGCGAGCTACGACGCAATGCCGCGACGCGCAGCGGTGGCCTGGAGTATCGTGCATCGACAGCCCAATGGCATGCCGAGCGATCGGCCCGTCGACCCAAACCGACCAAGCTTGCGCTCAACACGACCTTGCGCACTTATGTTGAGCAGAGACTGGCCGGCGTCGTCATGACTCCGAGCGGCGCTCCCGTTCCGGGTCCCGCCGTTTCGTGGAAGGGCCGCCGGCATGGCCCGCGAAAGAATCGGCGGTGGGCCACGGCCTGGAGCCCGGAACAGATTGCCCGACGCTTGCCGATCGACTTCCCGGACGACGAGACGATGCGCATCAGCCACGAAGCCATCTATCAGGCCCTTTTTGTTCAGGGCCGGGGAGCGCTACGCCGCGAACTGTCGGCCTGCTTGAGAACGGGGCGCGTGTTGCGGGTCCCCAGGGCGCGCGTACGCGGGCGAGGCAAGAGCTTTGTCTCGCCGGAGATCATGATCAGTCAACGCCCCGCCGAAGCGGTCGATCGCGCGGTGCCGGGTCACTGGGAGGGAGACCTCATCCTTGGTCTTGGCAGCTCGGCGATCGGCACGCTGGTTGAGCGTACGACGCGCTTCACGATGTTGCTGCATCTTCCCCGACTTGCGGGGCATGGCGAAGCTCCGCGCATGAAGAATGGCCCTGCTCTCGCGGGACACGGAGCTGAAGCCGTGCGTGACGCGATTACGCGCACCATCATCACCTTGCCCGAAGAGTTGCGGCGTTCGCTGACCTGGGATCAGGGAGCCGAAATGGCTCAGCATGATCGTCTCAAGATCGACGCGGGTGTCCAAGTCTACTTCTGCGATCCGCAAAGCCCATGGCAGCGTGGCACCAACGAGAACACCAATGGACTGCTGCGTCAGTACTTCCCGAAAGGCACCGACCTGAGCGTCCACAGCGCCGACGAGATCGCCGCCGTGGCCGTGGCCCTCAATGCCCGACCGAGAAAAACTCTGGGATGGAAAACACCCGCAGAAGCGCTTGACGAGTTGCTGTCGCGAGTGAACACAATCGGTGTTGCGACGACCGCTTGA
- a CDS encoding GNAT family N-acetyltransferase produces MNAKVTENTQQHRFELPIADGAVAAAYYRLENGRVVLIHTEVPSEYTGQGIASQLAQGIFEVLRKTRRKAIPRCPFMGRFLVKNPQYSDIVAG; encoded by the coding sequence ATGAACGCGAAGGTAACGGAAAATACACAACAACATCGTTTCGAGCTGCCGATTGCAGACGGAGCGGTCGCTGCCGCCTACTACCGTCTCGAGAATGGCCGGGTTGTTCTGATCCATACCGAGGTTCCGTCGGAATACACCGGACAGGGCATTGCATCGCAGTTGGCGCAGGGCATTTTTGAGGTGCTGCGCAAGACCCGCCGCAAGGCGATTCCGAGGTGCCCGTTCATGGGCCGATTCCTCGTCAAGAACCCGCAATATTCCGACATCGTCGCTGGATGA
- a CDS encoding DUF1810 family protein — MGTPYMEFIFPRLASSASVGVLEPYAIRSLEEANAYISSPLLGGRYRECVGTLQRLVNFSADTVFGDTDACKLHASLTLFSEASYDEFLLETMFDVWFDGLLDEDTMTRIRSIQRQVA, encoded by the coding sequence ATGGGCACGCCCTACATGGAATTCATCTTTCCCAGGCTGGCCTCCAGCGCAAGCGTCGGTGTGCTTGAGCCCTACGCGATCAGGTCGCTCGAGGAGGCTAACGCCTATATTTCCTCTCCGCTGCTCGGCGGTCGCTATCGCGAATGCGTCGGTACGTTGCAGCGGCTGGTCAACTTCAGCGCCGACACCGTCTTCGGCGATACCGACGCCTGCAAACTGCACGCGTCGTTGACGCTGTTCTCCGAAGCCAGTTACGACGAATTCCTGCTCGAAACTATGTTCGACGTCTGGTTCGACGGCCTGCTCGACGAGGACACCATGACCAGGATCCGCTCGATTCAGCGGCAAGTCGCTTAG